Part of the bacterium genome is shown below.
TAGGCGCCGAATTTTTCGAGCAGCGTCTCCTCGCCCTCGGTATCGTAAAAGCCGAAGCCGCCGTATTCGCTGATCATCACGGGCTGGCCGTGATACGACGACCATCGCGTGAACACGTTTTGCACCGTGCCGCCGGGATCGAAGAGCCACCTCAGCGGGCGCGCAATTGCGTACTCGTAGCTCCAAAGATCGGCGAGCTGGGTGTAGAGGTCCGCGGCCAGTTCCGTGTTTTTCAGGTAGTGGTGCACGTCCACAATATCGGTCGCGTCGGTGTGGTCGTAGCCGGAGTTGTCGACGACAAGGCGCGTCGGATCGAGAGATTTCGTCAGCGCGTACAGGTGTTCCACGAACGCGTTCGCGTCCGCGCGGAAGATGAGCGGGATCGGCCACGCGCCGGCGCCCCAGCTTTCGTTCATCGGCGCCCACGCGATGATGGAGGGGTGATTGATGTCGCGCGCGATGACCTCGCGCCATTCGCGCTCGATGTTTGCCATCGTGTCGTCGGTGAAGTATTGCGCGCTCGGCATCTCCTCCCAGACCAACAGGCCGAGGTAATCCGCGAAGAACAGAAGGCGCGGCGATTCGATCTTCTGGTGCACGCGCATGCCGTTGAAGCCGAGCGCCTTGATGAGTTCGACGTCGTTGCGGTACATCGCGGGATCGACGGGCGTGTAGTGCCCGCGCGGGTAGTAGCCCTGATTGAGGACGAGCTTTTGGTAGAGCCGCTCGCCGTTCAGCAGCACCTCGCCCGTGCGCGTTTCGATGGAGCGCGCGCCGAAATATCCGCGCACCGCGTCGGCGGAGCCGCCCGCCGTCACGGTAATGGCGAGCGCGTAGAGATTCGGTTCGCCGGGCGACCACGCGGCAAGC
Proteins encoded:
- a CDS encoding glycoside hydrolase family 2 codes for the protein LAAWSPGEPNLYALAITVTAGGSADAVRGYFGARSIETRTGEVLLNGERLYQKLVLNQGYYPRGHYTPVDPAMYRNDVELIKALGFNGMRVHQKIESPRLLFFADYLGLLVWEEMPSAQYFTDDTMANIEREWREVIARDINHPSIIAWAPMNESWGAGAWPIPLIFRADANAFVEHLYALTKSLDPTRLVVDNSGYDHTDATDIVDVHHYLKNTELAADLYTQLADLWSYEYAIARPLRWLFDPGGTVQNVFTRWSSYHGQPVMISEYGGFGFYDTEGEETLLEKFGAYTGQIQAQPHLVGYGYTQFADTYQEANGLVDADRKPKAAIADIRAINDARR